In the genome of Massilia sp. PAMC28688, one region contains:
- a CDS encoding DUF493 family protein, with the protein MQANESLIEYPSDFPIKVMGATHEDFAATIVDVVLEYDPTFHIGRMEVRPSAQGNYTGLTVTVRATSRAQLDDLYRALSAHPMVKIVM; encoded by the coding sequence ATGCAAGCGAATGAATCCCTCATTGAGTACCCGAGCGACTTCCCGATCAAGGTGATGGGCGCCACGCATGAGGACTTTGCGGCCACCATCGTCGATGTGGTACTGGAATACGACCCGACGTTTCACATCGGACGCATGGAAGTGCGCCCGTCGGCCCAGGGCAACTACACCGGCCTGACGGTCACGGTGCGCGCCACCAGCCGGGCCCAGCTTGACGACCTGTACCGGGCGCTGTCGGCCCATCCCATGGTCAAGATTGTCATGTAA
- the lipB gene encoding lipoyl(octanoyl) transferase LipB, translating to MLAPSRAVVRDLGRADYEPTFAAMRAFTDARSPDTPDELWIVEHPPVFTLGLGADRGHLLAGNGIPPHAVPVIQTDRGGEVTYHGPGQVVIYLLMDLRRNKPGGKLYARQFVAKIEQAIINVLAAYNLAGERIAGAPGIYMACGPHQGAKIAALGLKVRGNGCTYHGVSLNVAMDLAPFSWINPCGYSGLETVDLRTVGVEVALADVQRALAQELIAQLATAGMHTDTTDSTQPPGQAAT from the coding sequence ATGCTTGCCCCCAGCCGCGCCGTGGTGCGCGACCTTGGCCGCGCCGACTACGAGCCGACTTTTGCCGCCATGCGCGCCTTTACCGATGCGCGCAGCCCGGATACGCCGGACGAACTGTGGATCGTCGAGCACCCGCCCGTGTTCACCCTGGGCCTGGGCGCCGACCGCGGCCACCTCCTGGCCGGCAACGGCATCCCGCCCCATGCAGTGCCCGTCATCCAGACCGACCGCGGCGGGGAAGTAACGTACCACGGCCCCGGGCAGGTGGTCATTTACCTCCTGATGGACCTGCGCCGCAACAAGCCCGGCGGCAAGCTCTATGCGCGCCAGTTCGTGGCAAAAATCGAGCAAGCCATCATCAATGTGCTGGCGGCGTATAATCTCGCAGGCGAGCGCATCGCGGGCGCGCCCGGCATCTACATGGCTTGCGGCCCCCACCAGGGAGCCAAGATCGCCGCGCTCGGCTTGAAAGTGCGCGGCAATGGCTGCACGTACCATGGGGTATCGCTCAACGTGGCGATGGACCTGGCACCGTTCTCCTGGATCAATCCCTGTGGATACTCCGGACTTGAAACGGTGGACTTGCGCACCGTGGGCGTCGAGGTAGCGCTGGCCGACGTCCAGCGCGCGCTGGCACAGGAACTGATTGCCCAGCTGGCAACAGCGGGTATGCACACTGACACAACTGATTCAACACAGCCCCCAGGGCAGGCAGCCACATGA
- the lipA gene encoding lipoyl synthase: MTTDIDSSTAPVYNATDKQKGASKTSRIPIKIVPLAQVERLKKPDWIRVKAASASTRFYEIKDILRANNLVTVCEEASCPNIGECFGKGTATFMIMGDKCTRRCPFCDVGHGRPDPLDENEPRNLSKTIADLRLSYVVITSVDRDDLRDGGAGHFVECIKQTRALSPNTRIEVLVPDFRGRLARALAIFADGLPDVLNHNLETVPRLYKEARPGSDYKHSLELLRDFKAMYPNAVTKSGIMVGLGETDEEILQVMRDMREHNVEMLTIGQYLAPSGDHLPVRRYVHPDVFKQFEEEAYKMGFVHAAVGAMVRSSYHADQQAHDAGVVING; the protein is encoded by the coding sequence ATGACTACCGACATCGACAGCAGCACCGCTCCAGTTTATAACGCGACCGACAAGCAAAAAGGCGCCAGCAAGACGTCGCGTATTCCAATCAAGATCGTGCCACTGGCCCAGGTCGAGCGCCTGAAAAAGCCGGACTGGATCCGCGTGAAGGCGGCGTCGGCGTCCACCCGTTTTTATGAAATCAAGGACATCCTGCGCGCCAACAACCTGGTGACGGTGTGCGAGGAAGCGAGCTGCCCGAACATTGGCGAGTGCTTCGGCAAGGGCACGGCCACCTTCATGATCATGGGTGACAAGTGCACGCGCCGCTGCCCGTTCTGTGATGTTGGCCACGGCCGCCCGGACCCGCTCGATGAAAACGAGCCGCGCAACCTGTCCAAGACCATTGCCGACCTGCGCCTGTCATATGTGGTCATCACCTCGGTGGACCGCGACGACCTGCGCGATGGCGGTGCCGGCCACTTTGTGGAATGCATCAAGCAGACCCGCGCGCTGTCGCCCAATACCCGCATCGAAGTGCTGGTGCCGGACTTCCGCGGCCGCCTGGCCCGGGCCTTGGCGATCTTTGCCGATGGCTTACCGGACGTGCTCAATCACAACCTGGAAACCGTGCCGCGCCTGTACAAGGAGGCGCGTCCGGGATCGGACTACAAGCATTCGCTGGAACTGCTGCGTGACTTCAAGGCCATGTATCCGAATGCCGTGACCAAGTCCGGGATCATGGTCGGCCTGGGCGAGACCGACGAGGAAATCCTGCAGGTCATGCGCGACATGCGTGAACACAATGTCGAGATGCTGACCATTGGCCAGTACCTGGCGCCGTCCGGCGACCATCTGCCGGTGCGCCGTTACGTGCATCCGGACGTGTTCAAGCAGTTCGAGGAAGAAGCCTACAAGATGGGCTTTGTGCACGCGGCCGTGGGCGCCATGGTGCGCAGTTCCTACCATGCGGACCAGCAGGCGCATGACGCCGGCGTGGTCATCAACGGCTAA
- a CDS encoding DUF1287 domain-containing protein: protein MTISYRLVFPFLLLLAQGVQAAPAARAAQLVQAAKKQIGVTLRYDPRYEKLAYPGGDVPIERGVCTDVVVRAYRHLGVDLQKLVHEDMSRAWKAYPKAWQLKRPDRNIDHRRVLNLATWFGRHGETLAVSRDGRDYRPGDIVTWMIPPNLPHIGVVSGEKGWNGAPLIVHNVGSGTVEDDVLFAWPITGHYRYLPTAGR from the coding sequence ATGACTATTTCATACCGGCTCGTTTTTCCTTTCCTCCTGTTGCTCGCGCAAGGGGTGCAGGCGGCCCCTGCGGCGCGAGCCGCGCAACTGGTCCAGGCGGCCAAGAAGCAGATTGGCGTCACGCTGCGCTACGATCCCCGCTACGAAAAGCTGGCCTACCCCGGCGGCGACGTGCCGATCGAACGGGGCGTCTGTACTGACGTGGTGGTGCGCGCCTACCGGCATCTGGGCGTGGATTTGCAAAAGCTGGTGCACGAAGACATGTCGCGGGCATGGAAGGCCTATCCCAAGGCCTGGCAGCTCAAGCGGCCAGACCGCAACATCGATCACCGGCGCGTGCTCAACCTGGCTACGTGGTTCGGGCGCCATGGTGAAACGCTGGCGGTGTCCCGCGACGGGCGCGATTACCGTCCCGGCGACATCGTGACCTGGATGATCCCGCCCAATTTGCCGCACATTGGCGTCGTGAGCGGGGAAAAAGGCTGGAACGGCGCGCCACTCATCGTGCACAACGTGGGCTCCGGCACGGTCGAGGACGACGTGCTGTTTGCCTGGCCCATCACGGGACACTACCGCTATCTGCCCACGGCCGGCAGATAA
- a CDS encoding PaaI family thioesterase has translation MNTQAKFTPEAMNQFGAHSLPGYLGVEITRVGNGEVAARLEIKPHLLAPNGYLHAGTVITLADTAAGYACVANLPEGASSFTTIELKSNHLGTARDGAIACVATAVHLGKTTHVWDVVVTNEANGKTIALFRCTQMILYPK, from the coding sequence ATGAATACGCAAGCAAAATTTACTCCGGAAGCCATGAACCAGTTTGGCGCGCACAGCCTGCCCGGTTACCTGGGCGTGGAAATCACCCGCGTGGGTAACGGTGAGGTGGCCGCCCGCCTGGAGATCAAGCCGCATTTGTTGGCGCCTAACGGCTATTTGCACGCCGGCACGGTCATCACCCTGGCCGACACGGCTGCCGGCTACGCCTGCGTGGCCAATCTGCCCGAAGGAGCCAGCAGCTTCACGACCATTGAATTGAAGTCCAATCACCTTGGTACGGCTCGCGACGGTGCCATTGCCTGCGTTGCCACGGCGGTCCACCTTGGCAAGACCACCCATGTATGGGATGTGGTCGTCACCAACGAGGCAAATGGCAAGACCATTGCCCTGTTCCGCTGCACGCAGATGATCCTTTATCCAAAATAA
- a CDS encoding anti-sigma factor domain-containing protein, with protein sequence MNIRNNIVLRQKLSAEYVLGTLKGGARRRFEGWMHQDADLRNTVAQWQQRLAPMAEFAGSVTPPKSVWTGIERRLNLRPQKAAGWKFWLNENLAFWRSLGMVSTGLAAMLMVVVLSGRSVDTPTVSYVATLTDEKAQNAMVVTADARNRALDVRVLTSAAVAADKSLHLWAVPKSGKPRSLGVLADNRGRFKLPENAISSDVMLLAVTLEPKGGSPDPNGPTGPILYKGNWVQL encoded by the coding sequence ATGAACATTCGCAACAACATCGTCCTGCGCCAGAAGCTCTCTGCCGAGTATGTCCTCGGTACACTCAAGGGTGGCGCGCGGCGCCGTTTTGAAGGCTGGATGCACCAGGATGCCGACTTGCGCAACACGGTGGCGCAGTGGCAGCAGCGGCTCGCGCCCATGGCCGAGTTTGCCGGTTCCGTCACGCCGCCCAAGTCGGTCTGGACCGGCATCGAAAGGCGCCTGAACCTGCGTCCGCAAAAAGCGGCGGGCTGGAAGTTCTGGCTTAATGAAAACCTGGCCTTCTGGCGCAGCCTGGGCATGGTGTCCACCGGCCTGGCCGCCATGCTCATGGTCGTGGTGCTGAGCGGGCGCAGCGTCGATACGCCGACCGTTTCCTACGTGGCCACCCTGACCGACGAGAAGGCGCAAAATGCGATGGTCGTCACGGCCGACGCGCGCAACCGCGCCCTGGATGTGCGCGTGCTCACCAGCGCTGCCGTGGCGGCCGACAAGAGCCTGCACCTGTGGGCGGTGCCCAAGTCCGGCAAGCCGCGCTCGCTGGGCGTGCTGGCCGATAACCGGGGACGCTTCAAGTTGCCGGAAAACGCCATCAGCAGCGATGTGATGCTGCTTGCCGTGACGCTGGAGCCGAAGGGCGGATCACCAGACCCGAACGGCCCGACCGGCCCCATCTTGTACAAGGGTAACTGGGTGCAGCTGTAA
- a CDS encoding RNA polymerase sigma factor — protein sequence MSIDVKPLDPQQLKTWLTAAGKRDAAAFRALYDATSPKLFGFALRILHKHELAEEVLQESFVAIWNNAANYQGHLASPMTWMATIVRNKAFDHLRRSDVSVEIDAEQFDSEIMNALQDPQATPIEALQLSGDAKALAWCMSTLEGMHRQVVAMAFYHDLSHSEVAEQMKLPVGTVKTWIRRSLEKLRTCLAKREQA from the coding sequence GTGTCCATCGACGTCAAACCGCTCGACCCGCAACAACTCAAAACCTGGCTCACTGCGGCCGGAAAGCGTGATGCAGCAGCCTTCCGGGCTTTGTATGATGCAACTTCACCGAAACTGTTTGGCTTTGCTTTGCGTATATTGCATAAGCACGAGCTTGCCGAAGAAGTCTTGCAGGAGAGCTTTGTGGCTATCTGGAACAATGCCGCCAACTATCAGGGCCATCTCGCCTCGCCGATGACCTGGATGGCGACCATTGTCCGGAACAAGGCCTTCGACCACTTGCGGCGCAGCGACGTCTCGGTTGAAATCGACGCGGAACAGTTTGACAGTGAAATCATGAATGCTCTACAGGATCCGCAAGCGACGCCCATCGAAGCGCTGCAGTTGAGTGGTGACGCCAAGGCCCTGGCCTGGTGCATGTCCACGCTCGAAGGCATGCACCGGCAAGTGGTGGCGATGGCGTTTTACCACGACCTGTCGCACAGCGAGGTTGCAGAGCAGATGAAGCTGCCGGTTGGCACCGTGAAAACGTGGATCAGGCGCAGCCTTGAAAAGTTGCGTACCTGCCTCGCGAAACGGGAGCAAGCATGA